The nucleotide window TTGGGCGTTGTCAATCGATGGCGATGCGGCGCGGCTACCTGTCGCGCGTATCGATTTCCAACCTCAATCGGTATCGATGCTGCTTAAACGTCGATGCTTAGGGGAGAACTACGATGGCTGATTTCTACGGCAAGGACACCTCGAAGTATCTGCGCAACCTGCGCCAAAACGCGCCCGATGCGTTCAAGGGATTTCTGGAATTCGACAAGGAAGTCTTCAAGGACGGCGCGATTCCCAGCAAGACCAAGGAACTGATGGCGATAACCGCCGCGCACGTCACGCAGTGCCCCTGGTGTATCGAGGCGCACGTCTCGCGCGCCAAGGAAAAAGGATGCACCGACCAGGAAATCGCGGAGGCGGTATGGGTCGCGGCTGCGATGCGCGCGGGCGCCGCGTTCAGCCATGGAGCGATCGCGATGGCGGTCGCGGACGAGCACAAGCACTAGCTGCTAAGTCCGCATCGCGCGGCTTCAAGAATCGGTGGCAATGGCAAGTACGCAACGGCACACAACGCAAGTATCGATAGGCGGGACCAAGGTCGGCGGCAACGCGCCGATCGTGGTGCAATCGATGTGCGCGACGCGCACGATCGACGTCGAGCAGACCGTCGCGCAGGCGCATCAGCTTGCGGCGGCGGGCGCTGGAATCGTGCGAATCGCGATGGACAGCGAGAAGGAAATTCCGGCGCTAAAGGAAATCCGCAAGCAGACCGGCGGTATCGTGCTGTCGGTCGATTTGCAGGAGAACTACAAGATTGCCGATCGCGTCGCGCCGCACGTGGACAAGATTCGCTACAACCCGGGCCATCTCCATCATATCGAGAAGTCGAAAACGATCGAGCAGAAAGTGAAATGGCTGGTGGAGGTGGCGCGCGGCAATAACGTCGCGATACGAATCGGCGTCAATTGCGGATCGGTCGCGCCGGCGTTCCTCAAAAAATATCCCGGCGACCAGCTCAAGGCGATCGTCGAGTCGGCGGCGTATCACTGCGACCTGATGGACGAACTGGGCTTCACCAATTTCGTGGTGTCCCTGAAGGACTCCGATCCCGCCAAGGTGATGGACGCGAATCGGCGTTTCTCGAAGCGCCGACCCGACGTGCCGATTCATCTCGGCGTCACCGAAGCCGGCTTGCCGCCTGACGGAATCATCAAGACGCGGATCGCGTTCGAGAAGCTGCTCGCGCAGGGCATCGGCGACACGATTCGCGTTTCACTGACGCTGCCGAACGATCGCAAGCACGAAGAAGTGCTCGTCGGTCACAAGATCATCGAGGATGTCGTGGCGGGACGATTTATCTCGGTGCCGGATTTCGGCACTGGCCTGAATATCATCTCGTGTCCCTCGTGCTCGCGCGTCGAGAACGAAAAGTTCGTCGAGCTGGCGCAGCAGGTGAAGGAAATGTCCGCCTACGCGGCGAAGTACAAGATCACGATCGCGGTGATGGGATGCCGCGTGAATGGGCCCGGCGAGACCGACGACGCGGACCTCGGGCTCTGGTGCGGACCGACCACTGTGAACCTCAAGAAAAAGGATCGCAAGGTCGGATATTTCGGCTACGACGAAGTGCTGCCGAAGTTGCGCGTCGAACTGGACCGGCTGATCGCGGAGCGGTCCGCGTCGATGAACTGACTATCTTAGCGCCGCGATCGCGCACCGCGCGCGATACGCGCTATTTGTCGGTGCGCAACTCGACCGTATTGCCGTCGGGATCGGTCACCCAAAGTTGGCGCCCCGCGCCCATGTTCGACGGCGCCTCGAGAAACTCGATTCCCATCTCATTCAGCGCGCGCTTGGTCTCGTCGAAATCTTCGACGTCGAAAGCAACGTGCGCGCCGAGCGGATCGGGCTTACTGCCGCGCGCTTCGCTCGAGATGATGTGCAAGGCATTGTTGCCGACGCCGTACCATGCGCCGCCGATCCCGAAATCGGGGCGAGGCAGCCGCTTCAGCCCGATAACCTTTTCATAGAACTCGGTCGCCTTCTCGACGTTGGTCACGCGGAACGCCGCGTGATTGAAACCCTTGGTCTTTACCATTTCGATTGCTCCTCCGCGGAGTTTTCAATGCAACTGAGGCTAATTCGATATCTAGCACGAGGCCGAGCCGATGCGACATGGCGCGCACGGCCGTCATCGCTGCTGCTCTCCTCCGTCACTTTTTGTCACTTCTGAGCGAAGCGAAGAATCCCGGATCCTTTGCTCTCGCTGTCTGCACCCTCGCCCGCCTCTCTATCGTAGAGCGATTCGGCCCTTCGGCCCGAAGTCGGCTTCGCGGCTGACGCGCTTCGGCGCGCCTCTCCCGCAACAAAGCGGGCGAGGCAAAGAACAGGCGCGATCTCGCCAGCCAACGCGATCCTGCTACCGGAATCATGGGAGCCTGAGCTGAGCGATCCTCCAAGATAGCCCGTTCTCAATCGAATGCGCTCTCGCCCGTGATGTCGCGTCCGAGGATCAGCGTGTGCACGTCGAAAGTTCCTTCGTAAGTGTTCACCGTTTCGAGATTCAGCATGTGCCGGATGACGGGATACTCGTTCACGATACCGTTGGCGCCCAGCATGTCGCGGGCATCGCGCGCGATCTTGAGCGCCTCATTCACGTTGTTGCGCTTGGCGAACGAGACGTGCTCCGGGCGCATCTTGCCCTGGTCCTTCAGATGGGCGAGCCGCAGGCAAATCATCTGCGCCTTGGTGATCTCGGTGAGCATCTTGACGAGCTTGGCCTGCACCAATTGATAGCCCGCCAGCGGACGGGAAAATTGTTTGCGCGACTTGGTGTAATCGAGCGCGCACTGGTAGCACGATCGCGCCGCGCCGATCGCGCCCCACGCGATTCCGTAGCGCGCCTGCGTGAGGCATCCGAGCGGGCCCTTGAGTCCGCGCGCCGCCGGCAGATGAGCCGTGCTGGGGATTCGCACGTCCTCGAAAATCAGCTCCGACGTGATCGACGCGCGCATCGAGAACTTGCCGTGGATATCGCGTGTCGAAAATCCCGGCGTGCCCTTCTCGACTACAAATCCCGTGATGCCTTCCTCGACCTTGGCCCACACGATCGCGATATCGGCAATCGAGCCGTTGGTGATCCAGCGCTTGGCGCCGTTCAAGATCCATCCGTCGCC belongs to Candidatus Binatus sp. and includes:
- a CDS encoding acyl-CoA dehydrogenase, with amino-acid sequence MADLLRDLDFFHLDDLLTGEEKMARDTAKRFVQREILPIIERAFADEKFPMHLIPQMAELGMFGANLKGYGCAGMNNVAYGLIMQELEAGDSGLRSFASVQSALSMYAIYANGTEEQKLRYLPEMAKGKLIGCFGLTEPDHGSDPGGMETRARRDGDGWILNGAKRWITNGSIADIAIVWAKVEEGITGFVVEKGTPGFSTRDIHGKFSMRASITSELIFEDVRIPSTAHLPAARGLKGPLGCLTQARYGIAWGAIGAARSCYQCALDYTKSRKQFSRPLAGYQLVQAKLVKMLTEITKAQMICLRLAHLKDQGKMRPEHVSFAKRNNVNEALKIARDARDMLGANGIVNEYPVIRHMLNLETVNTYEGTFDVHTLILGRDITGESAFD
- the ispG gene encoding (E)-4-hydroxy-3-methylbut-2-enyl-diphosphate synthase, producing the protein MASTQRHTTQVSIGGTKVGGNAPIVVQSMCATRTIDVEQTVAQAHQLAAAGAGIVRIAMDSEKEIPALKEIRKQTGGIVLSVDLQENYKIADRVAPHVDKIRYNPGHLHHIEKSKTIEQKVKWLVEVARGNNVAIRIGVNCGSVAPAFLKKYPGDQLKAIVESAAYHCDLMDELGFTNFVVSLKDSDPAKVMDANRRFSKRRPDVPIHLGVTEAGLPPDGIIKTRIAFEKLLAQGIGDTIRVSLTLPNDRKHEEVLVGHKIIEDVVAGRFISVPDFGTGLNIISCPSCSRVENEKFVELAQQVKEMSAYAAKYKITIAVMGCRVNGPGETDDADLGLWCGPTTVNLKKKDRKVGYFGYDEVLPKLRVELDRLIAERSASMN
- a CDS encoding VOC family protein produces the protein MVKTKGFNHAAFRVTNVEKATEFYEKVIGLKRLPRPDFGIGGAWYGVGNNALHIISSEARGSKPDPLGAHVAFDVEDFDETKRALNEMGIEFLEAPSNMGAGRQLWVTDPDGNTVELRTDK
- a CDS encoding carboxymuconolactone decarboxylase family protein, which gives rise to MADFYGKDTSKYLRNLRQNAPDAFKGFLEFDKEVFKDGAIPSKTKELMAITAAHVTQCPWCIEAHVSRAKEKGCTDQEIAEAVWVAAAMRAGAAFSHGAIAMAVADEHKH